A genome region from Corvus hawaiiensis isolate bCorHaw1 chromosome 4, bCorHaw1.pri.cur, whole genome shotgun sequence includes the following:
- the SPX gene encoding spexin, with product MKGLHKLTASALALFLAASFVTFSWSAPQTHFQRRNWTPQAMLYLKGAQGRRFISDESQRKDLYDRAQLETRSQNTNPLSLSEAAALFIRSLQKAQEAEEENSDHPGYLADNLSNW from the exons ATGAAG GGGCTGCATAAACTCACAGCGTCTGCCCTGGCCCTGTTCCTGGCTGCATCCTTCGTCACCTTCTCCTGGAGTGCTCCTCAG ACTCACTTCCAAAGGAGAAACTGGACTCCTCAGGCCATGCTCTATTTGAAGGGTGCAC AGGGACGTCGCTTCATCTCAGATGAGAGCCAGAGGAAGGACCTGTATGACAGAGCGCAGCTCG AAACACGCAGCCAGAACACAAATCCTTTATCTctttctgaagctgctgcacTGTTCATTAGATCCTTACAGAAAGCACAAGAAG CggaggaagaaaacagtgatCACCCTGGCTACTTGGCAGACAATCTATCGAATTggtga